Proteins from one Deinococcus budaensis genomic window:
- a CDS encoding aspartate:alanine exchanger family transporter gives MAALNLLAENPVLTLFVVLLLGFALGSVRVLGFSLGVAGVLFAGLLVSALDPRIALDPAVYELGLALFVFSIALASGGHFLGSLGRAGLIRNALVLALLTLGAGLTLLAGRLLGLDPALTAGLYTGALTSTPALAGVIEAVAGQPGAGDPVVTYSIAYPMGVIGVMLALFFFERRYRPDYPGEARTLGVSAEEPVTRTLRVQDPREPTVEAFARTHGERVVFGRLLHGGQLEPAEAGSVLRRGDLVSITGAPGDVAAVIAQLGEELPESLSSDRSVLDFRRIFVSSPRVAGRRLSELRVRERLGATVTRVRRGDRDIVPGGATVLELGDRVRVVAPRERMGEVTRFFGDSYRRLSEINLLTFSLGLVLGLALGTLPLPLPGGGTFRLGVAGGPLLVGLLLGALGRSGRIVWNIPYSANLTLRQLGLALFLAGVGLRSGGRFAAQLASAQGVYLLLAGTLITVVVVSLLLWTGYRLLRLPYSLLTGLAAGLGTQPAVLGYGTERTGNEVPELGYTSVYPVALIGKIFLAQLILLLAG, from the coding sequence ATGGCTGCGCTGAACCTGCTTGCCGAGAATCCGGTCCTGACCCTCTTCGTGGTGCTGCTGCTGGGCTTTGCGCTGGGCAGCGTGCGGGTGCTGGGGTTCAGCCTGGGGGTGGCGGGGGTGCTGTTCGCGGGGCTGCTGGTCAGCGCGCTCGATCCGCGCATCGCGCTGGACCCGGCGGTCTACGAGCTGGGGCTGGCGCTCTTCGTCTTTTCCATCGCGCTGGCGAGCGGCGGGCATTTTCTGGGGTCGCTGGGCCGCGCCGGGCTGATTCGCAACGCGCTGGTGCTGGCCCTGCTGACCCTGGGGGCGGGGCTGACGCTGCTGGCCGGGCGGCTGCTGGGCCTGGACCCTGCGCTCACCGCCGGGCTGTACACCGGGGCCTTGACCAGCACCCCCGCACTGGCGGGCGTGATCGAGGCGGTGGCGGGCCAGCCGGGAGCGGGCGACCCGGTCGTGACCTACTCCATCGCCTACCCGATGGGCGTGATCGGCGTGATGCTGGCGCTGTTTTTCTTCGAGCGGCGCTACCGCCCCGACTACCCGGGAGAAGCGCGGACGCTGGGTGTCTCGGCGGAAGAACCCGTCACCCGCACGCTCCGGGTGCAGGACCCGCGCGAACCCACAGTGGAGGCCTTCGCGCGGACGCACGGCGAGCGGGTGGTGTTCGGGCGACTGCTGCACGGCGGGCAGCTTGAACCGGCCGAGGCGGGGTCGGTGCTGCGCCGGGGCGATCTGGTGTCCATCACCGGGGCGCCGGGCGACGTGGCGGCCGTGATCGCGCAGCTCGGCGAGGAACTGCCCGAATCGCTGAGCAGCGACCGCTCGGTGCTGGATTTCCGGCGCATCTTCGTGTCCAGCCCCCGGGTGGCGGGGCGGCGGCTTTCGGAGCTGAGGGTGCGCGAGCGGCTGGGCGCCACCGTGACCCGCGTGCGCCGGGGCGACCGCGACATCGTGCCGGGCGGGGCGACGGTCCTCGAACTCGGGGACCGGGTGCGTGTGGTCGCCCCGCGCGAACGCATGGGCGAGGTGACCCGTTTTTTCGGCGACTCGTACCGCCGCCTCTCCGAGATCAACCTGCTGACCTTCAGCCTGGGGCTGGTGCTGGGGCTGGCGCTGGGCACCCTGCCGCTGCCGCTGCCCGGCGGCGGGACCTTCCGGCTGGGCGTGGCAGGTGGACCGCTGCTCGTCGGGCTGCTGCTGGGGGCGCTGGGGCGCAGCGGGCGCATCGTCTGGAACATCCCCTACAGCGCCAACCTGACCTTGCGCCAGCTGGGGCTGGCCCTCTTTCTGGCGGGCGTGGGCCTGCGCAGCGGCGGGCGTTTCGCGGCGCAGCTCGCCAGTGCCCAGGGGGTCTATCTCCTGCTGGCGGGCACGCTGATCACGGTCGTGGTCGTCTCGCTGCTGCTGTGGACCGGGTACCGGCTCTTGCGGCTGCCCTACAGCCTGCTCACGGGTCTGGCCGCCGGTCTGGGCACCCAGCCTGCCGTGCTGGGCTACGGCACCGAGCGCACCGGCAACGAGGTTCCCGAGCTGGGCTACACCTCGGTGTATCCGGTGGCGTTGATCGGCAAGATCTTCCTCGCGCAGCTCATCTTGCTGCTGGCGGGGTAG
- a CDS encoding acetyl-CoA carboxylase carboxyltransferase subunit alpha has protein sequence MTAPAETLRELEARLRELEATAGRTGQNLDAALNPLRAEVERLRGEGHARLTRWERVGLARAPGRPTALDYVERLCSDFTELHGDRAYGDDPALIGGPARWLGTPVMLLMQQKGRDTKSKIRRRFGMSNPEGYRKAIRLMDLADRFGLPVVTLIDTPGAYPGIEAEERGQGWAIAESIQRMVRLRVPAVCAVIGEGGSGGALALGVGNRVLIQENAWYSVISPEGAASIIWKDAAKAPEAAEALRLTAPDLLDLGLVEEVVPEPPGGAHLDPEAAARFLGEAVARQLAELSGLEPHALKAGRAARFRTLGAFDED, from the coding sequence ATGACCGCCCCCGCCGAGACCCTGCGCGAACTCGAAGCCCGGCTGCGCGAGCTGGAAGCCACCGCCGGGCGCACCGGGCAGAACCTTGACGCGGCGCTCAACCCCCTGCGCGCCGAGGTCGAGCGCCTGCGCGGGGAAGGCCACGCCCGCCTCACGCGCTGGGAGCGGGTCGGGCTGGCCCGCGCGCCGGGGCGCCCCACCGCCCTGGATTACGTCGAGCGGCTGTGCAGCGACTTTACCGAGCTGCACGGCGACCGCGCCTACGGGGACGACCCCGCCCTGATCGGCGGCCCGGCGCGCTGGCTGGGCACGCCCGTCATGCTCTTGATGCAGCAAAAGGGCCGCGATACCAAGTCCAAGATTCGCCGCCGCTTCGGCATGAGCAATCCCGAGGGCTACCGCAAGGCGATCCGCCTGATGGACCTCGCCGACCGCTTCGGGCTGCCGGTGGTGACGTTGATCGACACGCCCGGCGCCTATCCCGGCATCGAAGCCGAGGAACGCGGCCAGGGCTGGGCCATCGCCGAGAGCATCCAGCGGATGGTGCGGTTGCGGGTCCCGGCCGTGTGCGCCGTGATCGGCGAGGGTGGCTCGGGCGGAGCGCTCGCGCTGGGGGTCGGCAACCGGGTGCTCATCCAGGAAAACGCCTGGTACTCGGTGATCTCGCCCGAGGGTGCGGCCAGCATCATCTGGAAAGACGCGGCCAAAGCCCCGGAAGCCGCCGAGGCCCTCCGGCTCACCGCGCCCGACCTGCTGGACCTCGGCCTGGTCGAGGAGGTCGTGCCCGAGCCGCCGGGGGGCGCCCACCTCGACCCGGAGGCCGCCGCCCGCTTCCTGGGCGAGGCCGTCGCGCGCCAGCTGGCCGAGCTGTCGGGGCTGGAACCGCACGCGCTGAAGGCGGGCCGGGCCGCCCGCTTCCGCACGCTGGGCGCTTTCGACGAGGACTGA
- the accD gene encoding acetyl-CoA carboxylase, carboxyltransferase subunit beta produces MALDRFFRRRRPQQQVGAELPDLWTQCPQCKEGLYNRDLELSSFVCPKCGHHLRLDAGKRLEVLLDPGSFQARSGRVRPTDPLGFEDTEPYPARLARAQAKTGRPDAILTGTGQIHGLPVTVAAMDFAFSGGSMGSVVGEEIARAAEHAASAGTPFVLVAASGGARMQESALSLMQMAKTTVALEGLSERGLPYVSILSDPTTGGVTASFATVADVIVAEPGALIGFAGPRVIQQTIRQHLPEGFQRAEFLLEHGMVDAVVDRREHRAYLRTLLGVLTRRSAGGSA; encoded by the coding sequence ATGGCGCTCGACCGTTTTTTCCGCAGACGCCGCCCGCAGCAGCAGGTGGGCGCGGAGCTGCCGGACCTGTGGACCCAGTGCCCCCAGTGCAAGGAGGGGCTGTACAACCGCGACCTCGAACTGAGCAGTTTCGTGTGCCCCAAGTGCGGCCACCACCTGCGCCTGGACGCGGGCAAGCGGCTGGAGGTGCTGCTCGACCCCGGCAGCTTTCAAGCGCGCTCGGGCCGGGTGCGGCCCACCGATCCGCTGGGCTTCGAGGACACCGAACCCTACCCGGCGCGGCTGGCCCGCGCGCAGGCCAAGACCGGCCGCCCCGACGCGATCCTGACCGGCACGGGGCAGATTCACGGGCTGCCGGTCACGGTCGCCGCGATGGACTTTGCTTTTTCGGGCGGCAGCATGGGCAGCGTGGTCGGTGAGGAGATCGCCCGCGCGGCGGAACATGCGGCCTCGGCCGGGACGCCCTTCGTGCTTGTCGCGGCCAGCGGCGGCGCGCGGATGCAGGAGAGTGCCCTCTCGCTGATGCAGATGGCGAAGACCACTGTGGCGCTCGAGGGCCTCTCCGAGCGCGGCCTGCCGTACGTCTCCATCCTCAGCGATCCGACAACGGGGGGCGTGACCGCCTCCTTTGCCACCGTCGCGGACGTGATCGTGGCCGAGCCGGGCGCCCTGATCGGGTTCGCGGGGCCGCGCGTGATCCAGCAGACCATCCGCCAGCATCTGCCCGAAGGCTTTCAGCGCGCCGAGTTCCTGCTGGAGCACGGCATGGTGGACGCCGTGGTGGACCGCCGCGAGCACCGCGCCTACCTGCGGACGCTGCTGGGCGTGCTGACCCGCCGCTCCGCCGGGGGGAGCGCATGA
- a CDS encoding LapA family protein, with product MRTIVLIIIVVLAAIFAVLNRHALMFGHTLNLGFVTYRGVPLGLILLLTGLALGLLFYLWGNVDRLRAQADSARLLRDMEALRLSLDSQEGSRFAQLQSYIDERFETLGQSVGRPALPAPGLEATNARIDALQRDLNVQLAQIDDYLKRRLG from the coding sequence ATGCGGACCATCGTCCTGATCATCATCGTGGTGCTGGCGGCCATTTTCGCGGTCCTCAACCGTCACGCCCTGATGTTCGGGCATACCCTCAACCTGGGCTTCGTGACCTACCGCGGCGTGCCGCTGGGGCTGATCCTGCTCCTGACCGGGCTGGCGTTGGGGCTGCTGTTCTATCTGTGGGGCAATGTGGACCGCCTGCGTGCCCAGGCCGACAGCGCCCGGCTGCTGCGCGACATGGAGGCGCTGCGCCTGAGCCTGGACTCGCAGGAGGGCAGCCGTTTTGCCCAGCTGCAAAGCTATATCGACGAGCGCTTCGAGACGCTGGGCCAGAGCGTGGGCCGCCCGGCCCTCCCGGCTCCCGGGCTGGAGGCCACCAACGCCCGCATCGACGCCCTGCAACGCGACCTGAACGTGCAGCTCGCGCAGATCGACGATTACCTCAAGCGCCGCCTGGGCTGA
- the ilvA gene encoding threonine ammonia-lyase, biosynthetic — protein sequence MTHPQPFTPGSLTAQDVLRLALTGRVYGAAVQTPLSPAPGLSARTGNAVWLKREDQQPIFSFKLRGAYNKMSGLTPAEAARGVICASAGNHAQGVAYAAQKLGLRAVIVMPVTTPEIKVRACRERGAEVILHGDSFSDAEELAQTLGRERGLTPVHPYDDPQVLAGQGTVALELLRQVETPGAYTVFVPVGGGGLIAGVAGVLKALRPDVRIVGVEPDDSDAMYRSVQAGRRVRLETVGIFVDGVAVRQVGEYTFDLARRYVDDWVQVSTDEVCAAIKDVFDDTRAVMEPAGALAVAGLKRYAAEQGLTGETLVALTCGANVNFDRLRHVAERAEIGERREAILAVTIPERPGAFRAFIGSLGPRAITEFNYRYAPREDARIFVGVQLGQPGERSELLESLGRQGYPVTDLTDDELAKVHLRHMVGGRAPEATHERVYSFTFPERPGALLEFLTALHARWNISLFHYRNHGSAHGRVLAGLQVPPEQVEDFAAFLAGLGYPAQEMTGNAAYRLFLT from the coding sequence ATGACCCACCCCCAGCCCTTCACCCCCGGCTCCCTGACGGCCCAGGACGTGCTGCGCCTGGCCCTGACCGGCCGGGTCTACGGCGCGGCGGTGCAGACGCCCCTTAGCCCGGCGCCCGGCCTGAGCGCCCGGACCGGCAACGCGGTGTGGCTCAAGCGCGAAGACCAGCAGCCCATCTTTTCGTTCAAGCTGCGCGGGGCCTACAACAAGATGAGCGGGCTGACCCCGGCGGAGGCGGCGCGCGGCGTGATCTGCGCCTCGGCGGGCAACCACGCGCAGGGGGTGGCCTACGCGGCGCAGAAGCTGGGGCTGCGGGCGGTGATCGTGATGCCCGTGACCACGCCCGAGATCAAAGTGCGCGCCTGCCGCGAGCGCGGCGCCGAGGTGATTCTCCACGGCGACTCCTTCAGCGACGCCGAGGAGCTTGCCCAGACGCTGGGCCGCGAGCGCGGGTTGACCCCGGTTCATCCCTACGACGACCCCCAGGTCCTCGCCGGGCAGGGCACGGTCGCGCTGGAGCTGCTGCGGCAGGTCGAGACGCCCGGCGCCTACACGGTGTTCGTTCCGGTCGGTGGGGGCGGCCTGATCGCGGGGGTGGCCGGGGTCCTCAAGGCGCTGCGCCCCGACGTGCGGATCGTGGGCGTCGAACCCGACGACAGCGACGCGATGTACCGCAGCGTCCAGGCCGGGCGGCGGGTACGCCTGGAGACGGTGGGGATCTTCGTGGACGGGGTGGCGGTGCGCCAGGTCGGTGAGTACACCTTCGACCTCGCCCGCCGCTATGTGGACGACTGGGTGCAGGTGAGCACCGACGAGGTCTGCGCGGCGATCAAGGACGTGTTCGACGACACCCGCGCCGTGATGGAACCCGCCGGAGCGCTGGCGGTGGCGGGCCTGAAGCGCTACGCCGCCGAACAGGGATTGACCGGCGAGACGCTGGTCGCCCTGACCTGCGGCGCCAACGTGAATTTCGACCGCCTGCGCCACGTGGCCGAACGCGCCGAGATCGGCGAACGGCGCGAGGCGATCCTGGCCGTCACCATTCCCGAGCGGCCCGGCGCCTTTCGCGCCTTTATCGGGAGCCTCGGCCCGCGCGCGATCACCGAGTTCAACTACCGCTACGCGCCGCGCGAGGACGCCCGTATCTTCGTGGGGGTGCAGCTCGGGCAGCCCGGCGAGAGATCGGAGCTGCTGGAGTCCCTGGGCCGCCAGGGCTACCCCGTCACCGACCTCACCGACGACGAGCTGGCCAAGGTCCACCTGCGCCACATGGTCGGGGGCCGCGCGCCCGAGGCCACGCACGAGCGGGTCTATTCCTTCACCTTCCCCGAGCGGCCCGGCGCCCTGCTGGAATTCCTGACCGCCCTGCACGCCCGCTGGAACATCAGCCTCTTTCACTACCGCAACCACGGCAGCGCGCACGGCCGCGTGCTGGCCGGACTCCAGGTGCCGCCGGAGCAGGTGGAGGACTTCGCCGCCTTCCTGGCCGGGCTGGGGTATCCGGCCCAGGAGATGACCGGGAACGCGGCCTACCGGCTGTTTCTGACGTAG
- a CDS encoding M23 family metallopeptidase: MSIRKVAAAGALAVSAVALAHYAPALPDSAIAKPARQFGLPFAGAPGPDTWLLGQGYGNTTGAYRQRRSTYGNLQGVHAGLDFSAPCGTPVRAIGDGVVAEVDGPHGSPPHNVVIDHAGNLSSLYGHLRVRSSLRVGQQVKRGQVIGESGDSQFTCVSAPHLHLELRDRSHQRFFNPLPYIAADWDSLALAGSFGRGYQYDLNAPRRWQTPESQPEVRRGGALLNEFARPWPPAAGGAR; this comes from the coding sequence ATGTCGATCAGAAAAGTGGCGGCGGCTGGGGCGCTCGCCGTGTCGGCGGTGGCCCTGGCGCACTACGCGCCTGCGCTGCCGGACAGCGCGATTGCGAAACCGGCGCGGCAGTTCGGGCTGCCCTTCGCGGGGGCACCGGGGCCGGACACCTGGCTGCTGGGGCAGGGGTACGGCAACACGACGGGGGCGTACCGGCAGCGGCGCAGCACCTACGGGAACCTCCAGGGGGTCCACGCGGGGCTGGATTTCAGCGCGCCGTGCGGCACCCCGGTCCGCGCCATCGGGGACGGGGTGGTCGCCGAGGTGGACGGCCCGCACGGCAGCCCGCCGCACAACGTGGTGATCGACCACGCGGGAAACCTCAGCAGCCTGTACGGGCACCTGCGGGTGCGGTCCTCCTTGCGGGTGGGCCAGCAGGTCAAACGCGGGCAGGTCATCGGGGAAAGCGGCGACTCGCAGTTCACCTGCGTCAGCGCGCCGCACCTGCACCTGGAGTTGCGCGACCGCTCGCACCAGCGGTTCTTCAACCCGCTGCCTTACATCGCCGCCGACTGGGACTCGCTGGCGCTGGCGGGGTCGTTCGGGCGTGGGTACCAGTACGACCTGAACGCGCCCCGCCGCTGGCAGACCCCCGAGTCTCAGCCCGAGGTCAGGCGGGGAGGCGCCCTGCTCAACGAGTTCGCCCGGCCCTGGCCGCCCGCCGCCGGGGGGGCACGGTGA
- a CDS encoding enoyl-CoA hydratase-related protein gives MTSSEAVILSSTRAGVRTLTLNRPERLNAANDALLLALTEEVLAAGTDPGVRVVVITGAGRGFCAGQDLGDVSGRDMTFTEHLQATYNPLIRAIRGLDKPVVTAVNGVAAGAGASLALCGDIRLWSASAMLIEVFSNIALVPDSGSTWLLPRLVGYHRAFELMALAERVGAQDGLRLGLCEHVYPDETFAADVQAYAERLAARPAHALALTKRALNAALTGTLDEALDREAELQQLAGDHWEHLEGVTAFKEKRAAEFVRGE, from the coding sequence ATGACCAGCAGCGAAGCCGTGATCCTTTCCAGCACCCGCGCGGGCGTCCGCACCCTGACCCTCAACCGCCCCGAGCGTCTCAATGCCGCCAACGACGCCCTGCTGCTCGCGCTGACGGAGGAGGTGCTGGCGGCGGGCACCGACCCCGGCGTGCGCGTGGTCGTCATCACGGGCGCGGGGCGCGGCTTTTGCGCCGGGCAGGACCTGGGCGACGTGTCGGGGCGCGACATGACCTTCACCGAGCACCTGCAAGCGACCTACAACCCCCTGATCCGCGCCATCCGGGGCCTGGACAAGCCGGTGGTGACCGCCGTCAACGGGGTCGCGGCGGGCGCGGGGGCCAGCCTGGCGCTCTGCGGCGACATCCGGCTGTGGTCGGCGTCGGCCATGTTGATCGAGGTCTTTTCCAATATCGCGCTGGTGCCGGACTCGGGCAGCACCTGGTTGTTGCCCCGGTTGGTGGGCTACCACCGCGCCTTCGAGCTGATGGCCCTGGCCGAGCGGGTGGGCGCCCAGGACGGGCTGCGTCTGGGGCTGTGCGAGCACGTCTATCCCGACGAGACCTTCGCGGCGGACGTGCAGGCCTATGCCGAGCGGCTGGCGGCGCGGCCCGCGCACGCGCTCGCGCTGACCAAGCGGGCGCTGAATGCCGCGCTGACGGGCACGCTGGACGAGGCGCTGGACCGGGAAGCGGAGTTGCAGCAGCTCGCCGGGGACCACTGGGAGCATCTGGAAGGGGTCACAGCGTTCAAGGAGAAGCGGGCGGCGGAGTTCGTGCGGGGGGAATGA
- the ruvX gene encoding Holliday junction resolvase RuvX: MTAPPTGLPTILALDVSKSRIGFAVNAGRLAFGRGSVDRKRLPLDLKAVRLKVEETGAGVLLLGLPLRTDGAHSPAADRVRAFGKVLQEKGYRVEYQDERFTTQRARALGAADEDEAAAVQILELYLLGRAGAAEHPD; the protein is encoded by the coding sequence ATGACCGCCCCCCCGACCGGCCTGCCCACCATCCTCGCGCTGGACGTGAGCAAATCGCGCATCGGCTTCGCGGTGAACGCCGGGCGGCTGGCTTTCGGGCGCGGCAGCGTGGACCGCAAACGGCTTCCCCTCGATCTCAAGGCCGTGCGGCTCAAGGTCGAGGAAACGGGCGCGGGCGTGCTGCTGCTGGGCCTGCCGCTGCGCACCGACGGCGCCCACAGCCCCGCCGCCGACCGGGTGCGGGCGTTCGGCAAGGTCTTGCAGGAGAAGGGTTACCGGGTCGAGTACCAGGACGAACGCTTCACCACCCAGCGTGCCCGTGCCCTGGGCGCCGCCGACGAGGACGAGGCGGCGGCGGTGCAGATTCTGGAGCTGTACCTGCTGGGCCGGGCCGGGGCGGCGGAGCACCCCGACTGA